The sequence below is a genomic window from Mercenaria mercenaria strain notata chromosome 14, MADL_Memer_1, whole genome shotgun sequence.
gagcctgttcatggacggtagtggaaatgcatgctaccgtccacgccctctagccccgggttgagcagaactcaacatatacacatgctaaaagtacaaaaaacaatttaagtcAAGTTACCccttattacttggggtcatcacgATTAATCAgtataggaaatatgatcagaacaTTTTTGCAGTAACTtgttcctatataactcatataataagtgacccccacccccaggatggggcctcttttcatcccaggggcataatttgaacaatcttgttagagaaccactgggcaatgctacataccaagtatcaaaggcctaggccttgaagtttcagacaagatgtttaaatttgttttcttaattatatgtgtacaaggcttcaagtgtgtttgtattagTACAGTTTCTTCTAAgttagcttatattatatacattcacacacatttttgaacataGGGCAATAATTTGGGTAATTACGGTAGAAACTataactgtcacaggagtgacaaatacccccacaatacggtcctgtcacagaagaatggcaaccataagacaTGGTCACAAGAATGTGCAATTTAAATCTaacttaacctgtattttatgttacacatgtgtaccaaaatttatctaaatttgtCAGTTATTGTCCGGCCATAATTCCAAactgcctgggccgatttggctggttatcgaacttggccgagcacttattggcaaacacaattttttcaagtttggtgaagatcggatgagaaatgttcgacttaagagtgcggacaagctttgtgataGACAGACACCaacacaggagtaaatcaatatgtcttccacaccactgtgtggtgagagacataattattgtacgtgaacaaaagagggatctgccaaataaaaacaagagcactgcagcAATATGCACAAAGCCGTCATATATGACATttcacccctaagtgtgaccttgaccttgaagcgagtcatccgaaacatgcgctctgcttgtcatctcagtgtggttaacatttgtgccaattttctttgaaatccttcaagcagttcaagagttacagagcgtaCACGAAACttaactgatatgacctttgacccctgtgtccttgaccttgaggcgagacatccaaaacaggcgttctgcacatcatctcggtgtggtgaacatttgtgtcaagtttctttgaaatccttaaaggggtttaacATAACACGTCCCTTGGGGCGTATAAAAATTGGTGTCgagttgtgcaccttgtgtcacatgatgtgggtgataaggtggaacatctttttaagtttgaatcaaatgcattcagtaataattgagatatagcgaaaatgcatcaaaattaatcttaatcATCAGAATCTATTCTGTGAttttggaggagatattgttttatgaaaagtgaccatgttctctggcagccatgctttttgacaaatcagaaaaaattgaacatttttgtagaaggtcacacaagcaCCATTTgtgtaataatattttaaaatctggttAGCAGTTTTACataagttttttaaagtttccactagagggaaaagtgaccacgccctctggcagccatgtttttgacgaatcaaactaatttgaacaatcttggtaccgAGTCATACAAGGactatttaagtaaaattgttctaaaatctggctagcagtttcacacaagaatatttttttaaatttctactatATACAAATAGGGAAAATTGACCGCActctctggcagccatgtttttgacgaatctgtATAAATTGAAAAAGCTTGGTAGTCAGGGTCACACTAGGAACATGTGTaagattttttaatatcatattttaactttagaaagatagtaacagcgctattttaatacatttactctCAGGTTGCCCTTAACTCATAAAGTGATTTTCGTttctgtacgccgaatccaggcattattctacgttttccggataaatgacgttacgtcatcacttccggtttatcaaacgtgcagaactaccttaacagtttcttttataaaattaatatgcaTGGAACAGTGTCCCTCAGTCATTTAGACTTCAGAAGAAAATGTTAACAATCGGGTAAACTCTGGTATATGTAAATCTAAATAGACCCAATTTGTAGGTGAATATTGATTTGATTAAGGGTTGtgtgatatttcattttcaacaaaatcttaGCTTAATTTAACCCGAAATCTCGAGAAAAAAAAGAGGTCCGTACCCCAATGCAACCCTTAACAGTCTTGTCCAGAAGTATGGACCTGTACTTTTAGAATCAGATTTTAGAGGTAAAACTTAAGAATAGGTTTAGCACCTCAAGGCCACAATGTTATCTGAATCACTGCACTTGGCTGCTGTTCCCTTTATTTCAAACAGTCCAAGAACAGGTTCTGGATATCTTTAGCTGTCGCCAACACTTTCGTCATTTTGCAAACGTTGGATAGAGGAGCCAAAATTGGTGCCTAGAAGATGGGAAAAGAATGTTCATTGTACATGCATTATAAACTAccagaacaaaaacaaatattaaagttcaagttcatttatttcagttctatttttaaactacaaaacagaataaaaagcACAGTTTAAAGAACAATTTTGTAAACGAGTGTTTCGTAAGTTCTTTTATCTATGTCTAAATAAAGTAAATTGCTCTAAGAAAAAAGTCGTCTTTAAATTTTTATTCGAAATTTACGCGTCCGAAATTCGTAAATATATCAGGTGCATGTTTCGCGCAatccagatcccctaatgggttccagagttatggcccctgaaagggccaaaattagctattttgaccttgtctgcacaatagcaacttcatttatgatttaattttaaccaaacttgcacacaacttgtatcaccacaagatcttggttcctttcttaaactggccagattccgtcatgggttccagagttatggccccttaaatgtccaaaattggctattttggcttttgcagccatattgagacttcatttatggttttatttgatacaaacttccaaaatatcttcaacaacaataaatcttggattccatgacaaatcagatccaatcgtagtttccagagttattttatatctgattacctcccctgattgtagtcaaaatggatttatatcagtaagtacttacaggacttatttgaaatttcattattgtcattagttggaccgagccaatcagggtaggtaactatggactgattttatttcaaattacctccctttatttcaaattaaaatgggtatatctccgtaactaatgaagatactgatctgaaatttcatttatggcaacagatttatttggcagatccttcttttgttaacttacaataattttcttttgaattacttcccttttacgttactataaatagcctatttttagaaacttttttattattggccgtagggaaaaaccgagaccacttttctgtggtacaacatggatggtacctccaatttttaggtgtattttgacatatctgtaccttgtaagaattttgtttttcttttttgttaaatttctttcctttgttgttcctgtcctttggacttagatattttttctgaggaccttcttgtcctcaagtgcaatgataacaggtgagcgatatagagccatcatggccctcttgtttttattatcggccgattgaaaattttcaaaatggcggcggcttacaatattgaGGTTATAACACAtgtataacacactaaatagtcagcactatatattctatataaaataacaagTTTTCACAGGGCTGCAGTACCCctattttaaattacattaacttacattttctaCTATAATCATGCATGACTAAGGTACAAGCGTATCCTGAATTCTATAGCGTGTCTGCCATGGCATATAACATCAaggaatcaaataaatgattcataAAGTATATAACTGATAGTCAAATCTCGTAAGACATGGTTATTtcccttcaaaacaaaaagaaaatacaattcaAGAAATAGTTGCATGACACttgtatgttgttgttttcaaagtaaataaaagcatcttaattacaaaatattgaatatttcctTCAGCAGGTAATATTTCCAAATCTACattaagaaatttatttgaataaacttgcagaatataaagtctacttttaaaaaattaaaagaaaattggtggtaactgaataatttttttcataatatcattttgaaatgttGCCCCTTCTCGATACTGGTTTGCGATCTTCATGCcgaaaaaaaacaccaaaaatccaaaaaagtcataaaatacttgTCAGACTCCAATATTGTAacttaaacataaatattcataaagaaacgtcaaataggttgaatataactcataattttaaatatgaCTCTTAAATCTTAAAACCGTTTTCAATACAGAGCGGACTGTCGACAGAAACAAAGCGTTCCCAACAGACTTCATTGGGGGATTTCCTTACAGAAATACGCAGAATAAGCTTGAACGTGGCGTGAGAGttaaaagttatcacgctgtcctgaaatgtacatcctattatttggactagttttGATCAAGCGTTAAAAAACAGACGCCCAAATGTCCGAATATCCGAAACCATGCAacttttcactgtttgccttgttctcggtgcttccgagggatctactttccagattttatttaccgaAAACGGTGTGTCGTGCGATTTCTTTCTGTGAAAatttggtctggatccattctggtcgcaaatgcactatgtggttttctcatggtgaggctcataTTACGGAATtgcaatacattgtatatatttcgAATCGCAATAATTATTTTGTTGCACCTTGAAAGTGACTGAAATCAgttttaaggatgactacccgtaataggcctcaatttcaccaaaagcgtacatacagcTTGATgctgtaagctttgaaaatgtcaaacgatagaaataaggtgcatattgacaagttatatagtgacagaagctctcaaaaatttcctttagattacctcccttgataattttgagttatctcccctgaaaaccagaaaaataattttctccttttccctatggggaattttagatttctttttgatatttgtatcagaatcatataatgcagctttctaccgcaaaattttctcaaaactcaagctcagattctcataatcaaagaaattatatatttcccataggcatcaatgttaacttcaataccgattatctcccccaaaaatgataaaattcgaaaaatctctcggtgaaatgtttttaattttgaatgtttttaaagtgaccaaatttcatttaaatattaccatccagttacaagatatgaaatatggctattacaccatgttatccttaaagccTGAAATGCCATAAAACAATGCCAGCTTTTTGATAAAATGATTCGTGGTTCAGTGTATAATTATCTAgaaccacaaaataaaaaaaatcgaattCATTTTCATGCTTCCATTTTCTTGTACGTATATGGCCACTTTAGAAGGCTATTTCTTTTAGAAATAAAAGGTAACTAAATGTAATAGAATGaaatagcattttatttcacACTTTTGTCATTTTCGGTCGGCAGTATCGATACCTGAAACATCATCGGCATTTTGGAGGTCGGCAATTTCGTCATCCGGATCACTACTGGCATTTTGGGGGTCGGTAGTATCGGCATCCGGATCATCATCGGCGTTGTAGAGATCGACAGTATTGCCATCTTGATCATCATTGGCATTTTGGAGGTCGGCAGTACCAGCATCTGGACCATCATCGGCATTGTCGAAGTCTACAATATCAGTATCTGGAGCATCATTAGCATTGTCGATGTTGCCAGTATCGACATCCGGATAAacattaattttgcattttgGAGGTCGGCAGTATTGGCATCCGGATTATCATTAGCATTTTGGAGGCCGGCAGTATCGGCATCTGTATCATCATTGGCATTTTGGAGGTCGGCAGTATCGACATCTGAATCATCATTGGCATTTTGGAGGTCGGCAGTATCGGCATCCGGATCATCATTTGCATTTTGAGAGTCGGCTATGTCGGCATCAGGATCAAAATTGGTATTCTGGAGGTCGGCAGTATCGGCATCTGGATCATCATTGGCATTTTGTAGGTGGGCAGTATCAACATCATTGGCATTTTGGAGGTCTGCAGTATCAACATCTGGATCATCATTGGCTTTTTGAAGGTCGGTTTTATTGGCAACTGGATCATCAATGGCATTTTGGAGCTCGGCAAAATCGGCATCCGGATCATTATCGGCATTTCCGACGTCGGTAATATTGGCATCTGGATCATTGCCGGCTTTGTGGGCGTCCAAAGTGTCGACATCTTGATCATCACTGGATTTTTGTTGATCAGCAAGTGCGAAATAATTGGTATTGTCAGTATCCAGAACATCATCGAAATGGCGGTGATCAGCAATGTCGACACTTGGAACTTCACCGTAATTGTATTGGTTTTTTTTATGTTGTTCTGGGAATCTTCCAGTCGCTTGAGGCAGAAAAACCTCTCCAGCTCTGAGATTCGAAACTACTAGAAGAGTTTTTGTTGATGTCGGGATTAATTCTGCTTTCGAAGGATCTGCTACCCACTTTCGAACGGATGTATAAGCAAGTGGTTGTTCTGGTGGCAGCATGAGTTGTTTGGTCACAAAATCTTCGCCTGCGAAAACTGTCTCAGAGTGTTGCTTCTGAATCATTCTGCAATATGTGCgtattttggttttatttttcatCACGTGTAGCTGCGTAAGatgtagaggatatttgtttgttttagtgtaagacgagtgaacactataatgcaatattttcacgagtggcgcagccacgattgaaaatgtaaattatggtgttcacgagtgataTATATTCCGATctcacactgaaacaaacacattttctatttattttatgcattttttaatgtttttaaccaaattatattcagtttgtccgcgcaacgtcacgtgcatcgcgtcataatgtcgtgacgtcaggatgtctttgtagaaaaagctataaatagttctattaagtttcctgatttcttttacatttaatcatgataaaatgaaaatatttacgagccttttattgtttttatacatctttacgtttactgaaaaaaatgcaaggaaattcctatcatttataattcatattatttcgcattcaaatgtagttccgtaccagtgaaaaataaaagtgatattttcactgtttgaaacagtgaaaatatcaattttatttcactgataaatttcagtatttcacaggagagcataaaataaaatgcaccGTGAGAGTCCGGAAAAAAATTTGGGCTAATTACAGGCCATAGTAAAGGATTGTCATATAGCAAAACAGGAAATGCTACTTGTGCTTTGTTTACATGGCCAATGACAGCACCTTGGATGTTattcttataattatttattttccttGTATCTGTTCCATCTCTCTATCTGTTTTTTCAGATCTCTTTCTAGGATTACCATTCCTTTTATTCCTCATCTGGTCAGTATCTTTCACaagtatgtttttattattgtcgtATACTCCGGTATAAACGGGAATGGATCTATTTTAACAAAAACTGCTGCTTTGTTTCACAAAGTGACATGTATATTATCGttttaaaaacaacaatgaaCAGTATTCAAAAGTCGTATGGCAACTTTGCTGGCTAGCGTACCGTTTCCCTGCCTTAAGACACCAAGAACATAGGAAACAACAAGCAAACAGATAGATATTCAGGCAGGCAGATACATAGCCAAGCAGCTAGGATGCCAGGCTGACAGGCCGGAATGCATTCAGACATGTACATAAACACAGGAAAAAATAGATATTGTTCACTTCTTTGAAATATCGAAATAAAGCATCACGAATCAATATTGCGCAAAAACAAATCTCTCTTCCATTTTACACTTTCATGCCTATTTTTGGACTGTGCACATGGTTTTTAGACACGGACCACAAAATAATCACTGACTGAACACACTTTCTAAATTTTCACTTTCTACATAAATCTGAAGGCATGTCACATCAAAAGAGGAAACATTTAATTTCCTATCTGTAATCTTTGTTGCACTCCTGTATTGTTTTTCCTGTTAATTGTGTAACCCGCCTGTTTAGCTCAGTATGTAGAGCGTTGgcctacggattgcggggtcgtgagttcgatcctcgggcgggtcgtatgttctccgtgacgatttgataaacgacattgtgtctgaaatcattcgtcctccacctctgattcatatggggaagttggcagttacttgcggagaacaggtttgtactggtacagaatccaggaacactggttagattaactgcccgccgttacatgactgaaatactgttgaaaaacggcgttaaacccaacacaaacaaactgTTAATTTTGTTGTGTTTCTTCCATATTTCAACGATAATAACTCAAAAATCTAGGGTTGTATGACGTCGCATCAGTCACATAGAGTTGTCGTTCCTAATACCTCGTACAGGTTTTATGTGGGAAAGTTGCCActtttgttatttcaaaaaaaacaaaaaaacttatgAAGCACTTCACCGGTTGTACTTTCTGAACTAAAGGTAAAAAGTCCCCGTGAACTTCATGATTCCAAGAGCTTTGACAGTGCACGTATCTTACACAGAAGGCGAATTGCTCAATATTGCTTACATCGGCAGATTCATTAGTcaagattgtaaaatattttgcgcCATTACAGAGTTGAATAACGGTTTCAGCAATTTGTTTACCACATAATGtgatgaataaaatctggaaagtagatccttcggaagcacggaaaacaatgcaaatagtgaaaattgcagactcggtttgattgagtctgttcatgagcagtaatggaaaatgcaacactgcctacgccccctagcaccggcttaagcagtattcaattttcaaatctaaatgagttgaaatcaatgatcccgaaggaccagaaaatataacaacactgagatgaagtaaTTTTGGATATCCGGACCTAAGTATGTGGCATGATTTGGTGCCGAAGCAATGTGTTCTCAGACTCGAAGAACAGTGTCGGTACCTGACCAAAAATTTATCgatgttttgaaattacttttctcATCGTTTTTTTTTCCCTCAAAGAGCTTTTTTTCGCGACCAcactaaaaacaaagacaaatatcgaacaggaaatgccacgtaccaaaatcgcagcctccccaaaacgaaatctacagcacgcagacgtgcacaccacaaacacaccggtttatggtgcgcacccaacctcactcttac
It includes:
- the LOC123526737 gene encoding serine-aspartate repeat-containing protein F-like; amino-acid sequence: MIQKQHSETVFAGEDFVTKQLMLPPEQPLAYTSVRKWVADPSKAELIPTSTKTLLVVSNLRAGEVFLPQATGRFPEQHKKNQYNYGEVPSVDIADHRHFDDVLDTDNTNYFALADQQKSSDDQDVDTLDAHKAGNDPDANITDVGNADNDPDADFAELQNAIDDPVANKTDLQKANDDPDVDTADLQNANDVDTAHLQNANDDPDADTADLQNTNFDPDADIADSQNANDDPDADTADLQNANDDSDVDTADLQNANDDTDADTAGLQNANDNPDANTADLQNAKLMFIRMSILATSTMLMMLQILIL